A genomic segment from Variovorax paradoxus B4 encodes:
- a CDS encoding FixH family protein yields the protein MNATTNELPAQEDPWWRHPLLWMVIAGPALVVVASFVTFWYAWSSPDPLVSEDYYRRGVEINRTLADKKLMPAVTGRNHAATPAEAVP from the coding sequence ATGAATGCAACGACGAACGAGCTGCCGGCGCAGGAAGATCCATGGTGGCGCCATCCGCTGCTCTGGATGGTGATTGCCGGCCCGGCGCTGGTGGTGGTCGCGAGCTTCGTGACCTTCTGGTATGCGTGGAGCAGCCCCGATCCGCTGGTGTCAGAAGACTATTACCGCCGCGGCGTCGAAATCAACAGGACCCTGGCGGACAAGAAGCTGATGCCCGCCGTCACGGGCAGGAACCATGCGGCGACGCCGGCCGAGGCCGTGCCATGA
- a CDS encoding BON domain-containing protein has product MQREGKVQTVCADSVGKERVANHTAGSAARSPLFLERFEMNPDIQLRHEVFAQLNWDPAVFGCDVDVRVTDGVVTLRGQLASEDLKNAVERAVRRAEGVKRIVNQLTTAECANND; this is encoded by the coding sequence TTGCAGCGCGAAGGCAAGGTGCAAACCGTGTGCGCCGATAGTGTCGGCAAGGAGCGTGTCGCGAATCACACTGCAGGCAGCGCAGCAAGAAGCCCCCTCTTCCTCGAAAGGTTTGAAATGAACCCCGATATTCAACTCAGGCACGAGGTCTTCGCCCAGCTGAACTGGGACCCGGCGGTGTTCGGGTGCGATGTCGACGTGCGCGTGACCGACGGCGTGGTCACCTTGCGCGGCCAGCTGGCCAGCGAGGATCTGAAGAACGCCGTCGAGCGCGCCGTGCGCCGTGCCGAAGGCGTCAAGCGGATCGTGAACCAGCTGACCACCGCGGAATGCGCGAACAATGACTGA
- the hemN gene encoding oxygen-independent coproporphyrinogen III oxidase, giving the protein MTLPSAASHEAPDAPPLSAAVLRQFDVAGPRYTSYPTADRFVEAFGADDYAAALRERRDAGASAAPLSLYVHIPFCESLCYYCACNKVVTRHRERATQYLAYLARETRLQAAQFGRRAAVSQLHLGGGTPTFLDDAELGELLAMLRGSFDFVPGGEWSIEIDPRTVDAARLAKLATLGFNRLSFGVQDFDPEVQKAVHRIQPAHQVFGLMADARALGFKSINVDLIYGLPRQNDASFERTMAQVCELRPDRIALYAYAHLPERFKPQRRIAADELPDAAARVRMLSRAIATLTDAGYVYIGMDHFALPDDPLAVAKRQGRLQRDFQGYSTQPEGDLVALGVSAIGRIGATYSQNAKTLESYYDLLDQGRLPVVRGLALTRDDVLRRAVIMAVMCKGRVFFDAIGEAHRIDFRHYFATEFAALGPLAAEGLVRVSDHDIEVTAQGWFVVRAIAMVFDRYCRENRTRFSRVV; this is encoded by the coding sequence ATGACACTGCCTTCCGCTGCCTCCCACGAGGCTCCCGACGCGCCCCCCTTGTCGGCCGCCGTGCTGCGACAGTTCGACGTTGCGGGCCCGCGCTACACCTCGTATCCCACGGCCGACCGCTTCGTCGAGGCCTTTGGCGCGGACGACTACGCGGCGGCGCTGCGCGAACGGCGCGATGCGGGGGCTTCGGCGGCGCCGCTGTCGCTCTACGTGCACATTCCGTTCTGCGAATCGCTGTGTTACTACTGCGCATGCAACAAAGTGGTGACGCGGCACCGCGAAAGGGCCACCCAGTACCTGGCCTACCTGGCCCGCGAGACCAGGCTCCAGGCCGCGCAATTCGGCCGCCGCGCCGCCGTGAGCCAGCTGCACCTGGGCGGCGGCACGCCCACCTTTCTCGACGATGCGGAGCTGGGTGAACTTCTCGCCATGCTGCGCGGCTCCTTCGACTTCGTTCCCGGCGGCGAATGGTCCATCGAGATCGATCCGCGCACCGTCGACGCGGCGCGGCTCGCAAAACTGGCGACGCTGGGTTTCAACCGGCTGAGCTTCGGCGTGCAGGACTTCGATCCCGAGGTGCAGAAGGCGGTGCACCGTATCCAGCCCGCGCACCAGGTGTTCGGGTTGATGGCCGATGCGCGCGCGCTGGGCTTCAAGTCGATCAACGTCGACCTGATCTACGGGCTGCCGCGCCAGAACGATGCGTCGTTCGAGCGCACGATGGCCCAGGTCTGCGAGCTTCGGCCCGACCGCATTGCGCTCTATGCCTACGCGCACCTGCCCGAACGCTTCAAGCCGCAGCGGCGCATTGCCGCGGACGAACTGCCCGACGCCGCGGCGCGGGTGCGGATGCTCTCGCGCGCCATTGCCACGCTCACCGATGCCGGCTACGTCTACATCGGCATGGACCACTTCGCGCTGCCGGACGACCCGCTCGCCGTGGCCAAGCGGCAGGGGCGGCTGCAGCGCGATTTCCAGGGTTACAGCACACAGCCGGAAGGCGACCTGGTGGCGCTCGGCGTTTCCGCCATCGGCCGCATCGGCGCCACCTACAGCCAGAACGCCAAGACCCTGGAAAGCTACTACGACCTGCTCGACCAGGGCCGCCTGCCGGTGGTTCGCGGCCTTGCGCTGACGCGCGACGACGTTCTGCGGCGCGCGGTCATCATGGCGGTGATGTGCAAGGGCCGGGTCTTTTTCGACGCCATCGGCGAAGCGCACCGCATCGACTTCCGGCACTACTTCGCCACCGAGTTCGCGGCGCTCGGGCCGCTCGCGGCCGAGGGGCTGGTGCGGGTCAGCGACCACGACATCGAGGTCACGGCACAGGGGTGGTTCGTGGTGCGCGCCATCGCCATGGTGTTCGACCGCTATTGCCGCGAGAACCGCACCCGCTTTTCCCGCGTGGTCTGA
- a CDS encoding phosphoketolase, giving the protein MTERDDFALLDAWWRAANYLSVGQIYLMDNPLLREKLSLSHIKPRLLGHWGTTPGLNFVYAHMNRAIAARELDAIFIAGPGHGGPGVVANTYLEGTYSEVYPDIGRNADGMKRLFMQFSFPGGIPSHVAPETPGSIHEGGELGYSLLHAYGAVFDNPGLLACCVIGDGEAETGALAASWHSNKFLNPESDGAVLPILHLNGYKIAGPTVLARIPDEELAQLLRGYGHEPYFVAGHEPAQMHRLMAAALDKALDEIHAIQASAREQGFRERPRWPMIVLRSPKGWTGPRQVDGVPIEGTFRAHQVPLTGFSGKPEHVGLLEDWMRSYRPEELFDAAGALRPEIAALAPKAAKRMSANPHANGGLLLRDLAMPPFREHAVEVAVPGAADAQATRVAGLFLRDVMRRNEAARNFRVMGPDETTSNRLDALFDVTARTSTAEILAGDDHVAPDGRVMEVLSEHLCQGWLEGYLLTGRHGFFSCYEAFIHIIDSMFNQHAKWLKVARCIGWRRPIASLNYLLTSHVWRQDHNGFSHQDPGFLDHVVNKKAEVVRVYLPPDANTLLSVVDHCLRSRNYVNVIVAGKQPGPQWLDIESAVRHCTVGLGIWTWASNDEDAAPDVVMACAGDVPTLEALAAVDLLRKMLPELKVRVVNVVDLMALQSPDAHPHGRPDAVFDAIFTTDRPVIFAFHGYPSLIHRLTYKRANHDNFHVHGYCEEGTTTTPFDMTVLNRLDRFHLAADAIARVERFRNSAGHVQQHLRDKLLEHRAYVNVHGKDMPEIEDWRWTN; this is encoded by the coding sequence ATGACTGAACGCGACGACTTCGCGCTGCTGGACGCCTGGTGGCGCGCAGCCAACTACCTGTCCGTGGGCCAGATCTACCTGATGGACAACCCCCTGCTGCGCGAGAAACTGAGCCTTTCGCACATCAAGCCGCGCCTGCTGGGCCACTGGGGCACGACGCCGGGCCTCAACTTCGTCTACGCGCACATGAACCGTGCCATCGCGGCCCGCGAGCTCGACGCCATATTCATCGCCGGCCCCGGCCATGGCGGACCGGGCGTGGTCGCCAATACCTATCTCGAGGGCACCTACAGCGAGGTCTACCCCGACATCGGCCGGAACGCCGACGGCATGAAGCGGCTCTTCATGCAGTTCTCGTTTCCGGGCGGCATTCCGAGCCACGTGGCACCGGAAACGCCGGGCTCGATCCATGAAGGCGGCGAGCTCGGCTATTCGCTGCTGCACGCCTACGGTGCGGTGTTCGACAACCCCGGCCTGCTCGCCTGCTGCGTGATCGGCGACGGCGAAGCCGAAACCGGCGCCCTCGCGGCAAGCTGGCATTCCAACAAGTTCCTGAACCCCGAGAGCGACGGTGCCGTGCTGCCGATCCTGCACCTGAACGGCTACAAGATCGCCGGCCCCACGGTGCTCGCGCGCATCCCGGACGAAGAGCTGGCGCAGCTGCTGCGGGGCTATGGGCACGAGCCGTACTTCGTCGCCGGCCACGAGCCCGCGCAGATGCACCGCCTGATGGCGGCCGCGCTCGACAAGGCGCTCGACGAGATCCATGCCATCCAGGCGAGCGCCCGCGAGCAGGGGTTTCGAGAACGCCCGCGCTGGCCGATGATCGTGCTGCGTTCGCCCAAGGGCTGGACCGGCCCGCGGCAGGTGGACGGCGTGCCGATCGAAGGCACGTTCCGTGCGCACCAGGTGCCGCTCACCGGCTTTTCCGGCAAGCCGGAGCATGTGGGCCTGCTCGAAGACTGGATGCGCAGCTACCGGCCCGAGGAACTGTTCGACGCCGCTGGCGCGCTGCGGCCCGAGATCGCGGCGCTGGCGCCCAAGGCAGCGAAGCGCATGAGCGCCAATCCGCATGCCAACGGCGGCCTGTTGCTCAGGGACCTGGCCATGCCGCCCTTCCGCGAGCACGCGGTGGAAGTTGCGGTGCCGGGCGCGGCCGATGCGCAGGCCACGCGTGTCGCGGGCCTGTTCCTGCGCGACGTGATGCGGCGCAACGAGGCGGCACGCAACTTCCGCGTCATGGGGCCGGACGAAACCACGTCGAACCGCCTGGATGCCCTGTTCGACGTTACCGCGCGAACTTCCACCGCCGAGATACTGGCCGGGGACGACCATGTGGCGCCCGACGGCCGGGTGATGGAGGTGCTCAGCGAGCACCTCTGCCAGGGCTGGCTCGAAGGCTACCTGCTCACGGGACGCCATGGCTTTTTCTCGTGCTACGAGGCCTTCATCCACATCATCGACTCGATGTTCAACCAGCATGCCAAGTGGCTCAAGGTGGCGCGGTGCATCGGCTGGCGGCGCCCGATCGCCTCGCTGAACTACCTGCTCACCAGCCATGTCTGGCGGCAGGACCACAACGGCTTCAGCCACCAGGACCCGGGCTTTCTCGACCACGTGGTGAACAAGAAGGCCGAGGTGGTGCGCGTGTACCTGCCGCCCGATGCCAACACGCTGCTGTCGGTGGTCGACCATTGCCTGCGCAGCCGCAACTACGTGAACGTGATCGTCGCGGGCAAGCAGCCGGGTCCGCAGTGGCTGGACATCGAGTCCGCGGTGCGCCACTGCACCGTGGGCCTCGGCATCTGGACCTGGGCCAGCAACGACGAAGACGCCGCCCCGGACGTGGTGATGGCCTGTGCCGGCGACGTGCCCACGCTCGAAGCGCTGGCTGCCGTCGACTTGCTGCGCAAAATGCTCCCGGAGTTGAAGGTGCGCGTGGTGAACGTGGTCGACCTGATGGCGCTGCAGTCGCCGGATGCCCATCCGCACGGGCGGCCGGACGCGGTTTTCGACGCCATCTTCACCACCGACCGCCCGGTGATCTTCGCGTTCCACGGCTATCCCTCGCTGATCCACCGGCTCACCTACAAGCGCGCCAACCACGACAACTTCCATGTCCACGGCTACTGCGAAGAAGGCACGACCACCACCCCGTTCGACATGACCGTGCTCAACCGGCTCGACCGGTTCCACCTGGCCGCCGACGCCATTGCCAGGGTCGAGCGCTTTCGCAACAGCGCGGGCCACGTGCAGCAGCATCTGCGCGACAAGCTGCTGGAGCACCGCGCCTACGTCAACGTTCACGGCAAGGACATGCCGGAGATCGAGGACTGGCGCTGGACGAACTGA
- a CDS encoding sulfite exporter TauE/SafE family protein — protein MQTVWAALLMGLAGGPHCVAMCGAASAAVIRIVPATAAVGGGTAFAAPAAFHLGRIASYAAAGAIAAASVDSLAQASAQIAALRPLWMLLHVFVFAWGAMLAVAGRQPVWVQRVGRTLEARLRPLAGGTPIGVLAAGALWVAMPCGLLYSALLLASLGNGPLQGGLAMVLFAMGSGISLVLAPWLWQRLRWGGTGRLQAWGARLAGVLLAAVALQALWSDLGHRIADWCR, from the coding sequence ATGCAGACCGTATGGGCCGCCTTGCTGATGGGCCTTGCAGGCGGCCCGCACTGCGTGGCCATGTGCGGCGCGGCCTCGGCCGCGGTGATCCGCATCGTGCCGGCAACGGCTGCAGTGGGTGGCGGCACCGCCTTCGCGGCACCGGCGGCTTTTCATCTGGGCCGCATCGCGAGCTACGCCGCGGCGGGCGCCATTGCCGCCGCAAGCGTGGACAGCCTGGCCCAGGCCAGCGCGCAGATCGCCGCGCTCAGGCCGCTGTGGATGCTGCTGCATGTGTTCGTGTTCGCCTGGGGTGCCATGCTGGCCGTCGCGGGCCGGCAGCCAGTGTGGGTGCAGCGCGTCGGCCGCACGCTCGAGGCGCGCCTTCGCCCGTTGGCCGGGGGCACACCGATAGGTGTGCTGGCAGCGGGCGCACTCTGGGTGGCCATGCCTTGCGGACTGCTCTATTCGGCGCTGTTGCTGGCCAGCCTGGGCAACGGTCCGCTGCAGGGCGGCCTGGCGATGGTGCTGTTCGCCATGGGCAGCGGCATCTCGCTGGTGTTGGCGCCGTGGCTGTGGCAGCGGCTGCGGTGGGGCGGTACCGGCCGGCTCCAGGCCTGGGGCGCGCGCCTTGCGGGCGTGCTGCTGGCGGCGGTGGCGCTGCAGGCGCTCTGGTCGGACCTCGGCCACCGGATCGCCGACTGGTGCCGCTGA